In a genomic window of Gammaproteobacteria bacterium CG11_big_fil_rev_8_21_14_0_20_46_22:
- a CDS encoding tRNA 2-thiouridine(34) synthase MnmA, translating to MNKPVSQTRVIVGMSGGVDSSVTALLLKQQGYQVEGLFMKNWEEEPGQENNCHAEQDLLDAQAVAMKLGIRLHTVNFAQAYWDRVFTYFLEEYEAGRTPNPDILCNKEIKFKAFLDYALELGADYIATGHYVQRSENNGVFWLEKGLDGNKDQSYFLYRITQRALKHSLFPVGSLEKPAVRALAKEHGFRNHAKKDSTGICFIGERRFRDFLQRYLPAQPGEIQTEHGDVIGEHQGLMYYTMGQRQGLGIGGTKHGDESPWYVAKKDLEHNLLIVVQGHDHPLLHQKSLRANQVHWISETPSFPLQCTAKTRYRQADQVCTVYAENPEELRVEFEQSQRAITPGQSVVFYAHDRCLGGAVIL from the coding sequence ATGAATAAACCAGTCTCACAAACCCGCGTGATTGTCGGCATGTCCGGCGGCGTGGATTCTTCCGTCACCGCCCTGCTGCTCAAACAACAAGGCTATCAGGTCGAAGGCCTGTTCATGAAAAACTGGGAAGAAGAACCCGGCCAAGAAAATAACTGTCACGCAGAGCAAGACCTACTCGATGCGCAAGCGGTCGCCATGAAACTTGGGATTCGATTGCACACCGTCAACTTCGCACAAGCCTATTGGGACCGTGTGTTCACGTATTTTTTGGAAGAATACGAAGCCGGTCGGACACCCAACCCCGATATTTTGTGCAACAAAGAAATTAAATTTAAAGCGTTTTTAGATTACGCCTTAGAACTCGGCGCCGATTACATTGCGACAGGACACTATGTTCAGCGCTCTGAAAATAACGGTGTTTTTTGGCTAGAAAAAGGCTTAGATGGAAACAAAGACCAAAGTTATTTTCTTTATCGCATCACACAACGCGCACTGAAGCACAGCTTGTTTCCCGTTGGCAGTTTGGAAAAACCGGCTGTGCGTGCTCTCGCCAAAGAACACGGCTTTCGCAATCACGCCAAAAAAGACTCCACAGGCATCTGCTTTATTGGCGAGCGACGGTTTCGGGATTTTTTGCAACGCTATTTACCGGCGCAACCCGGCGAGATTCAAACCGAACACGGCGATGTGATCGGCGAGCATCAAGGCTTGATGTATTACACGATGGGCCAACGCCAGGGTCTTGGCATTGGCGGCACCAAGCATGGTGATGAATCGCCTTGGTATGTGGCGAAAAAAGATTTAGAACACAATCTACTGATCGTAGTACAAGGGCACGATCATCCCCTGCTTCATCAAAAAAGCCTTCGTGCAAACCAAGTACACTGGATCAGCGAAACACCCTCTTTCCCTCTACAATGCACCGCCAAAACACGCTACCGCCAGGCGGATCAGGTCTGCACGGTGTACGCTGAAAATCCCGAGGAACTCAGGGTCGAATTTGAACAATCGCAGCGAGCGATCACACCCGGACAATCTGTCGTATTTTATGCGCATGATCGCTGCTTAGGCGGCGCCGTTATACTGTAA